The DNA region CTATACTTGAAGTGGCGCTTGACATAGTAACAACGCAACGCAAGTCAAATGCTAAATGGTCACTTGGTGAGTTAGTTTGATTATCGAACCGTTATAACATACCTGTATGGGATGTCCAAGTATCCCAACATGCTTCCAAGGATTCCCATCTAGCGGTAATTTCTGCAGCCCGATAACGTTGTTGGTGGCAAAGAGGATGTACTCCAGCACGTTCTGCTCTTCTTTCCTAGAGACCAGCTGCATTCTGGAGACGGGGCTTTCGAAGCGCGGCCCGAGGACCGTGGCCAGGGTCATTGTCGTCGCGTAGTTCATGATCTTGTATTTATACTGGTAAAAAGGCATCAGACTATGATACAGTCAGAAAAAGTAGAATGCCTGACATTAGAATAGAGCATGGAATAAAGAACAAACGCGGCGTACCGAAGAGAGCGCTTTCTCATTACATTACCTATATGTATGAAGGCATGAAATGTGATTTAACAGAGCGGAGGATTGGTAGATAGAATATGTAGGATTACTAGTAGTGTAGTCATTCGGCACCCTTTTGAAGGGGTGCGAGAGGCCTCTTCCGCCTTCCGGCTGCGGAGGCTGTCTCGGGTCGCGCCCCACCTTGTGGGGCGGAGAGGATTACTGATGtaagggtcagttgcaccaaaccgtctgtcactgttaaagcgttcgctaaattttattgtatgggaactTTCATACTACACTGCTGATTGACGTTAATTAATCCGTTAAACgaggttggtgcaactggccctaagactAAGACAAGGATTCATGAAAAAGACTTTGTGCACTAACTCAACATCATCGGAAGACAGCAGATATACATCATTCAGttcaataaataggtacctcgTCATTGGCCACAAGAATCAGAGGCAGGTCTGCACGCTGAGTCTCAGCATCCACCTCCTTGGGTGTGGGCCAATAAAATCCGGCGAGCGGAACTGCCGTCTGATCTATACGATCCAGACTAAGTACTTCCAGGTGCTCTCCTGAACTGGCTCCTACGAAAAAATGTAAAAGTGTACCGTCATCCACATTATTTATTGACTGACTTCGTAtaatttattgcaaaaaaaatatgTCGACCAATGGTTAGTCAACTGTTTATACGTTGATCTCGACCTATAGTCCAGTAGAAGAACCTGCCTAGCAGTGTGTGGTAATATTAGAATATGGCTGATGGTGATGCcctggtgaaaaaaaaaatttctttagcccccattcgcatgggagctttttcaacgcgcgttaaaaaagcgttcgaATGACACAAAtagataaccatgtatgtattcacacgacagcggtggcgctttttatcaagcgttgttggattttcgactttaagccttggtcgttaagtcgaatttagagtgtggacagattcaagcgctttttaacgcgcgtggagtaagctgtcgtgcgaatgggggcttaggaGGTTTGTgtcctaccgactgcgccagtTCAAAGAAATATATACCTAGTATGTAAGTGACAATTTAGTCTTTAATTCAGGAAATTGAGATTAGGGTCAACGTGttgtttcttttttagttgGGTTAGTCAATCGGTTGGGTAGTTGGgctgttgttattctgtcccatcagccaggagtcaatatagtagcatagtttcttagaatCTGCTGTACTAACATGCTTAGTAGATATCGTCTAAGTAGATAACTAccaaaaaaacaagttttgttcatttaaaatatttaaatatgaaatatataactagtattttaaagTGACCCAAGAGACCGTATAAACCATGGCAACAAGTGACAAGAAAAAAGTTGATTCCCCCCTCCCCATTACATGTATACATACCAATGTCATACTCGACCATGATCCTGTCCGCGCCCAGAGAGAAAAGCTTGTAGTCCCCATTATCATTCATCATGGGCGTGAAGAATACCGCAGTGATGTCCTTGTAGTGCGCGCGGTGTTTGGCGATGAACCTCCAAACTAACACCTTGCAGTCGTACTTGTACACGCATACTGTGTGACCGGCATCCTACGACACAGACAGACATAAAATAGATATTGTGATCCAGCGTCTAACTAAACTATCCAATTCGGGTTCTTGAATTGCCAGTTTTATGAAACAAAACGGTTGCGAAGTTTGGTTGAGAAACTAGGTTGTGAGGCAGAATTCGTAGATACTCGTACATCTAGCAGTCCGGAATAATCCCGAAAATAAAGGCCTACACTGAAAACAAGGAGCCTATTTTCGAATTTTGGCTACTCAAACTGCCGCCAAGTCGTTAGACATGTTATTATCGATGATGAGAGCTATCCACAATCCACCCAACCGAACCTAACACATCATGGTCGAGCATTTGAATTACCTTTTTAATTACTCCCAACGCGGAAGAGACTAAATAGCCATTCGTATGCTTGCGAGTTGAGTCGGTCGAGGAAATATTAGCTGGTGCTGTTAAGATCGCGAAATACAAGCATGCAAAACTCACGGAGAAAGCAAGCGTCAGAGAGTCGCAGGAGTAACAGATGTCCTCGATCGCATGCTGCGTGTCATGAAACGGTTGTGTCAGGATCTTTATGGTGACTGGGTCGAGGAACAACAGTTGTCCGGTGTTCAAGCCACAAGCTAAATGCAAGCCTGCAACATAACTAGGAGGTCAAATATACGATCATTTCGGGCAGATGGAAGGCGTACACCAAGAGCGACTGACGAGGAAACGAATTCACATGCATCTAATTTTAGATGCATCCGCAACTACTTACCTATTAGCGCCACTGGCAATATCCCACTAACCTGGAGTTAActggttaaatctggagttacaatggttaccagtacaatttgtcactgggttaacgggttgacaccgggttagtgggatggtgcaaatagCCCTTAGAATTAGCGCCAGTGGATCTACCAAAAAGTTGCTATTGGAAGAGATACCTACATTTATTGCGTTGCGTCCTCAGAGCGCCAAAAGAACCTCAACCAAAAACCTCACCCGATGGTGCATACTTCAAACAGGTCACCGACAACTCCGGCTTGTGTACTCCATACTCGCACTTTATAGAGTCGTCATTGGGCGGCACAACGACCTTGTAATGTTCTCTTAACTCTATCCTTGCGAACAATTTGTGTTGAGAGAAGTTCAATAGGTCGAGAACGCCGTCTGCGAAACCTTGGCACACGTATGGTCTGCGAAAACATATCATGAAAATCAACAATCGGAAGAATTAGATCTATCAATTGAGAGTGACGGTTATACCTATAAAAAGAACACTGCGAACTGAAGATCAAAGTCATCCATGTTCTTCCATGGCATCAACGTTATGggatttttatattaaagacTCACTTTTCTGGGTGCACCGTCACACACAATGCCGGAGAGACTCTGTAATCCAATATCGTGACAAGTTTCTCGGTCACAAAATCAACGAAACCAATTCCTTGATTGCCGGTAGCTGTAAAAGAAAATTTAATCTGTATGTCAAACCAGAATGCTTCAataaaaaccaggcaagtgcgagtcggactcgcgcacgaagggttccgtaccataatgcaaaaaaaaaaacaaaaaaaagcaaaaaaaaacggtcacccatccaagtactgtccactcccgacgttgcttaactttggtcaaaaatcacgtttgttgtatgggagccccatttaaatctttattttattctgtttttagtatttgttgttatacttagcggcaacagaaatacatcatctgtgaacatttcaactgtctagctatcacggttcgtgagatacagcctggtgacagacagacggacggacggacggacagcgaagtcttagtaataggttcccgttttaccctttggaaccctaaaaacatggaATAAGTTCCAAAGTGTACCAAAAAGTTGTTTTATGTTATTGCTGGAATTTGTGAAACATTTCTTTGGGATTACCTACGGATCTCAATTAACTTAAGTTGCTGGTGCAAGTCGATGGTTTTTTCAAAACCCCACTCAATTCTTGATGGTTACTGCACAGAACTTACTGACGATGAAGTCCCGAACCAAGAAGGTCCTGCCGCTGGTGGTGGCGTCGGTGGGCAGGTTCTTCTTGATCAGCTTCTGGCGTATCATCCCCGTCACCGGGTCCCTTTCTATCTCCACTTTTTCCCAACAAGGACATTTCTTTGGTTTTCCGCCTGACAAACAAGATCATTGCCTAACCTTTTTCCAGTTATCGACCACGTGTAGAATTTGaactttagcattccgatttaaggttcaaattaaaatgaaCTTTTGAGAAATGTGATAACAGATTAATTGgaatatagagttagaccaagaaaagtctgcagcggatttgatagcccacgcagtgcaagtgttattttaaacatcaaacttctatgaaattaggacgtataaataacacttgcactgcgtgggctatcaaatgcagatttttcttggtccgtctatatttgaattttttgggaaaaccttgtgcggcctggaaaagggtttaAACATTATCAGTATTAAAGCACTGTACTGTAATTTACCGTAAGTTGGGGCTGTTAGTGTTGGTAGGACTATTAGGTATTACTTACCTGCTTCTAACGGTTCAcctttattcattcatttaatttacTGATTGGTCTAAGCCAATTTAACACAAGACTAACATTTGAGATCAATGATTTTGTAGCTCCGTGGAGAGATGTTGAAGCTGATGGAACGCACGCGGTCCACCGACAGGTCCTGCAGCCAGTGCAGCAGCTTCAGCTGCTCGTCGTAGAAGCGGATCTGACCACCGTTGTTGCCCGTCACTATCACCCTGGGAAAataaccccggctacacacgtaactataaatcgtagcgattaaactgtgcagtccgaactgcgcagttttatctaccgtgtgtatgacaaatcgttacgataatcgacaacgatttgtcgcagttcggactgcacaatttaatcgctacgatttatcgttacgtatgtagccggcttATCTCGACAGTAGAATTACCTTGGACTTTTTTGGTTTTGATGGTGGTGGATCTTATCTTGAATGACAAATCCGTTGGAAGTCCATATATTGAAAAGATTGTAAAATTGGACAAGGGGACAGCCTATAAGTCTTTTAATAATTCGTAACCTGATAGTATCtcagttatttattatacctatAAACTAAAACTTAAAATGGTAATTACTAACAGCGACGCTATCTAGCAGCTTATGTTTTTGCAGTAAGGTTCACGAATAAGTTACTTAACATTGTAAACAAATGTCAATGGCTCGCTCTAACAGTATCATTGGCTTTCAAGAGGGGAAAAACAATTACATAAAAATAGCGCTTACCCATCAATACTCCTTATAACATTTATCTTACTATCCTCCAACTTCAGCGCTTTCACGAACTTTAAAAGCTCGAAACTCTTAGGTCCGATGTTCTCCTGGTACTCGATAGTATAACCGTTCACGTGTATAGCCCCCCTGGAAGTGCCCACCAGGATTTGTGAGGTGATGCTCACGAACGTGAAGCAAGTTAGCTTCCCAAATGTCATATTTATTTCTGGTTTTTTCTCTATCATTCGAATTTTTAACTCGTAATCATCTGTTTCCTTGAGAAGACCTCTCTCCATGACGAAAATTTTCTAAAACATATACCTAATAGAGTCGGAACCGCGGTGTGATTGATGCCAATTCGATCGAATGAATATTTACTAAAATGCACAATAAAATCGTTGAAATATTGAAGAAATGTACCTACCTGAGAAAGTCCGATCCAAATGTCAGTTTTTGTCATAAGCACAAACTGCCAAGTGTTATCCGGATTAAATTCCATAGCCAAAACACTGTCTTTAGGTATGTCGACATCTAGGGCAGCTAAAACCAGTAAAATTAATTCTACTGTATTAAATTATTCCATTGATTTCGTTTGACTTTGGGCTCAGAAACAAGATACGAATAAATCAAACCAATCTTACCATGAGGTTCATCTTGCCCAGACGACCAAATCCACCAAAAAATCGCAGTTTTCTCATGATATCCCAGCGTCAGCATGAACCTCGAGTCCTGGCTCAAAGCCACCTTTGATACCCGCATGTTGCCATGTGGGAGGAAGTAGGTCTTGTTCGGGAAGTAGTCGTCGCTGTCCCAGATGGTGATGAGATTCTCAGGACCGGAGTCGGATGTCACCAGCCACTTGCCGTCGCCGTCCGCTGCGATGCAGTTCACCATATGCCTCTACAAGTAACTTTAGGTTGCCTTCATTTTGATAAGACTAAAATATGGCTTTTGGAGTTCAGCGCCATTAAAGGCAAAGTAAATAATGGAGATAAATAgcaagatattaaaattttcaccaGACCAGAATAGCACGCtggactaagggccagttgtaCCAACCACGATTGCCAGACTGATCAACGCTGGGGGTGACGATAAAATTTTGCGAGCGATTTAACGGACACAGACGGTTTTGTGCAACCGACACCTAGTATGTCGCACCAAAATCAATCGTTAACGTATTAAcattcatctcagccataagacgtccactgctgaacataggcctcccccttttatggggggtgaatgccataatcgccacgcttggcaggcgggttggcgatcgcagtcgagtaggtacaccgaatttgagggacgcttctgcccgtccaccggtggtcttggacgtagtttaaggacataggTACCCGGGTCCTGTATTAACATTATATAAAACGTATTTTAAAGAAAAGAGGCTTTCCGTAAACGTATGGGGTGACGATAAAATTTTGCGAGCGATTTAACGGACACAGACGGTTTTGTGCAACCGACACCTAGTATGTCGCACCAAAATCAATCGTTAACGTATTAAcattcatctcagccataagacgtccactgctgaacataggcctcccccttttatggggggtgaatgccataatcgccacgcttggcaggcgggttggcgatcgcagtcgagtaggtacaccgaatttgagggacgctgctgcccgtccaccggtggtcttggacgtagtttaaggacataggTACCCGGGTCCTGTATTAACATTATATAAAACGTATTTTAAAGAAAAGAGGCTTTCCGTAAACGTATGCACAAATGGTAGTAATTAAATGACTCATTAATTACGTGTCCCTGCAAGATCCTCATCTGATTGGTGGTCCAGTTGTATAGGATGCCGCAGTTGCATGCCGCGTAGAACACCGTGGTGCTGCCGCGTGAGTTAAGATTGATCACGCCCGCTTTCGGATTCCAGCCCGTTATCCACCGGAGGCTCTGGAATAAATTTTTTCTTCATATCACAAGAAAGGAATTCTCAGAAAATATATCAGCGATTGCGAAATGAATGacgaccatgaattttaacatttgatgtgaaatttagcgaaataatcaaaagagtgcggctttgtattcaacagaatgagactacattttgagcatttgataaattaaattgattaattttgaattaaaaatgttaaaattcatgggtttccttttatttccgacactatgttatttagaaaaaaataatccttatgatcaagcctttcgatcggtatgataaagctacagggtgattttttttctcgtgcggcgggttcgattcccggttcaaccatgtaattatttaaaaatttatgaatgcagtttaagttgttttttaaattaaaataatgtcttctttcagtaaaatgttccatctacaatatttagggtactttccctccatgtggcatagccgtgggacgccctgtatatacatatatatggaGTCGTGGGTCGTAGCAATTAGACGGCAATGGCTGGTGCTGAtgcaaatcttacaaaaggcgACGGCTTGTGGTGGTAGTCGGAAAATTGTGATGAGTGTTTCCGTATCTGTGAGAGAGACAAGCTGTACAATCTCCTATCTTCAGAATTCTTCCCGCCATCCGGACGCACGTTCGGAACCGAATGAAACTTCTCCTTACTGTCTTCCTTGATCTTGGATTCTTCCTTGCTCATTGTttctaaaagtactttttaaccCAAAAATCTAAATTATTTCGTAAGCGCTTTTTGTTTACGAAATTAGCGAAATATCAATGTCGTTTTCCAATGACAACCCATATTTGACACTAAAGAGACGTACACTAAGTCATGGAAAGGTGGTTAGAAATGAGGTTCAATGCTAGGGAGTGAAATAAGGACTGTCTTCAGGACGGTTTCTTCAAAAAAAATTGGAGCTAAACTGCAATTCACAAACTGTTCATGAACTTATTGCAGTTGGAAAATTAAGACAATCTCAATGTAAGTTTTCGAGAGATCCGGTTAATCCGGTAGAGATCCTGGCTCGGATATCTTTAAATTGGAGAGCAATAGATAGATTAGGCAAACAGAGCTTCGATAAAACCGATTAGACGGGAACCGGAACTTCTGATCCCGTCAGATTGTGAATCGAGTTTCATTTGCTAAGTAGATCTTAGGTAGATAAGTACTTATATGTTACTAAAGGTTTCTCTACAAGACCTTCGACGATGCttagaaaataaacaaaacgtCTGCATACGGCCATGGACTTAAGGGCAATAACCAAATCGGTTCCTAGCCACTATCTGCAGTCAAAGGTCACTGGAGTGCATCACTTGTGGTATCAGTGCTTTGTGTCCCGTCGCCATGGGCAGATGTCTGCTGTTATGTCTGCTCCTGGTTGTTTCTGTGAAGTGTCGGACGATCTATGTTGAGGATGCTAGGCCTACGGAGGAAGAGGTCAGTGTGTCTTTTATCAGTAGGTAACCGTATTTACTTCAGCGCCAATTATAAATAGGGATATCGTACATACGTGAAGAAAAAATGTGTGTAAATATAGTaaatattgatactttatcaattacatttatgagaattatgagtaagtattatttgagtCATATCCTTTCGCAGTTAGGAGTAGGCCCAGTTAGCTTTTCATTATCATTTAATGTAACAAAGCAGCAGAGTATTTTAATAACCAATGGAAGTAAATAAGTGAATAGTTATAGCCAGTCTACTTACTTAAATTGTTAATTGCAGGTGTCATTCATGAAGCGATACGGTTACCTGCCAGAAGTAGCCGAAGGGTCATCGTCTCTGGACTTCTCTTACACGCCGCTCTCCATCACCGAGGCGGTGCGGCGGATGCAGGCGTTCGCTGGCCTCACTCCGAGCGGAGTCATCGACAATGCCACCAAACAAGTTAGTGCCAGAGAAGGTAGAAAATAGTTAGGTGTGTCGTGTGGCTTAAAACTGAATAATTAAAGATAAGCCAATAAGAAGCTGTACAAGGGTAACCTCTCTGTGTCATCTCTGTCATCAGTCATCACACGTATCCAAGTGAGCTCTTACTAATCTTTTTTTCTTTCGGATTCGTTCAACCTACGAGTCAAACGCGATTACCATTTCACTCATTAACCTCAGCTAAAATCTTACGATTATTCCAATTTACCTATTTAGGTTTTCTTTCTGAAGCAAAGCGCTTCAACT from Cydia fagiglandana chromosome 6, ilCydFagi1.1, whole genome shotgun sequence includes:
- the LOC134664942 gene encoding cilia- and flagella-associated protein 251-like; the encoded protein is MSKEESKIKEDSKEKFHSVPNVRPDGGKNSEDRRLYSLSLSQIRKHSSQFSDYHHKPSPFSLRWITGWNPKAGVINLNSRGSTTVFYAACNCGILYNWTTNQMRILQGHRHMVNCIAADGDGKWLVTSDSGPENLITIWDSDDYFPNKTYFLPHGNMRVSKVALSQDSRFMLTLGYHEKTAIFWWIWSSGQDEPHAALDVDIPKDSVLAMEFNPDNTWQFVLMTKTDIWIGLSQKIFVMERGLLKETDDYELKIRMIEKKPEINMTFGKLTCFTFVSITSQILVGTSRGAIHVNGYTIEYQENIGPKSFELLKFVKALKLEDSKINVIRSIDGVIVTGNNGGQIRFYDEQLKLLHWLQDLSVDRVRSISFNISPRSYKIIDLKCGKPKKCPCWEKVEIERDPVTGMIRQKLIKKNLPTDATTSGRTFLVRDFIVTTGNQGIGFVDFVTEKLVTILDYRVSPALCVTVHPEKPYVCQGFADGVLDLLNFSQHKLFARIELREHYKVVVPPNDDSIKCEYGVHKPELSVTCLKYAPSGLHLACGLNTGQLLFLDPVTIKILTQPFHDTQHAIEDICYSCDSLTLAFSDAGHTVCVYKYDCKVLVWRFIAKHRAHYKDITAVFFTPMMNDNGDYKLFSLGADRIMVEYDIGASSGEHLEVLSLDRIDQTAVPLAGFYWPTPKEVDAETQRADLPLILVANDEYKYKIMNYATTMTLATVLGPRFESPVSRMQLVSRKEEQNVLEYILFATNNVIGLQKLPLDGNPWKHVGILGHPIQITDMCYREDLGTLFTQGARDICMCQWAANYRAVDSTCQQGGGDLDPYYCLIENGRPGWLFQEIRDLFYYIQILCQGTFSPTKRTVKDYIPIDSLPDLMRALGFFPSEYEVENLLIEAKFKVYQPAPCAEVDFEEFVKLYLNHRPAFGEELGRVRNAFRTFAALDKENYVMSRDEFVDMLGSYGECFSRELSWYLLSILLGHSFEDRASMPEDDFSFLPETISLRDLLINIMGIQEVELSGDQFSARESVGSSWGSSVTGTSDDREKNN